The following are encoded together in the Vigna angularis cultivar LongXiaoDou No.4 chromosome 9, ASM1680809v1, whole genome shotgun sequence genome:
- the LOC108320684 gene encoding probable plastid-lipid-associated protein 10, chloroplastic, with product MELAFHSALYPPSLSSTFTTRRPNFNSRLLILNKPFTVRNFSVPSALAYDSELESKKHLLLTSVQDTQRGLLTTPDQRSSIEEALVNVESRNMGDPINLAKLDGTWRLQYTSAPDVLILLQAAATLPFFEVGQIFQKFECRDQSNGGIIRNVVRWSIPNLLEEQEGATLLVSAKFNVVSVRNIYLQFQEITVQDINISEELQAVIAPAILPRSFISLQILQFLRTFKAQIPVRDPGRESVGGLYYLSYLDDNMLLGRAVGGGGVFVFTRAQSLY from the exons ATGGAGCTGGCTTTTCATTCAGCCTTGTACCCACCGTCTCTGTCTTCCACTTTCACAACCAGAAGACCTAATTTCAATTCCCGGCTTTTGATTTTGAACAAACCTTTCACTGTTAGGAACTTCTCCGTGCCTTCTGCTCTG GCATATGATTCTGAATTAGAGAGCAAAAAGCATCTACTTCTGACCTCTGTCCAAGACACGCAAAGGGGTCTCTTAACAACTCCTGATCAACGCTCCTCTATTGAGGAGGCTCTGGTGAATGTGGAAAGCCGTAACATGGGTGACCCCATCAATCTGGCTAAGTTGGATGGAACATGGCGCCTCCAGTACACTTCTGCCCCCGATGTTCTCATTCTTCTCCAAGCTGCTGCTACACTTCCTTTCTTTGAA GTTGGACAGatctttcaaaaatttgaatGTCGTGATCAATCTAATGGAGGTATTATCCGCAATGTTGTTCGTTGGAGTATTCCAAATTTGTTAGAG GAACAAGAAGGTGCTACACTGCTTGTATCCGCCAAGTTTAACGTAGTATCTGTCCGTAATATATACCTTCAGTTTCAAGAG ATCACAGTTCAAGATATAAATATTAGTGAAGAGCTGCAGGCTGTAATAGCTCCAGCAATACTACCTCGATCTTTTATAAGTCTTCAG ATTTTGCAATTTCTCCGCACTTTCAAAGCTCAAATCCCTGTGAGAGATCCAGGAAG gGAATCGGTGGGAGGACTATACTACCTCAGTTATTTGGATGATAATATGCTTTTGGGTCGTGCAGTTGGTGGAGGGGGGGTATTTGTTTTTACCAGAGCGCAATCTCTCTACTGA